In a single window of the Aminomonas paucivorans DSM 12260 genome:
- a CDS encoding sugar kinase, with the protein MGKIVTFGEIMLRLSPPDHEVLLQSPRFIAHLGGAEANAAVSLANYGEAAAFVTALPPGELGDAAIRELRKFGVETRHILRQGERLGIYFTQRGSCSRPSKVLYDRAGSAVACAAARDYPWKAILQGVDWFHVTGITPALSQQAAEATLEALEVCGRRGITVSCDLNYRKKLWKWGKAATEVMPQVVRNADVLVANEEDCQMALGIQSNADVASGKLDPACYRGLAARVLEAYPRLRYLAVSLRESHSADHNGWSGVLAGRDGFFVSRKYALTHIVDRIGGGDSFGAGLIHGLRTLNSPQEALEFAVAASALKHTIPGDFNYARREDVLALMAGDSNGRVQR; encoded by the coding sequence ATGGGCAAGATCGTGACCTTCGGCGAGATCATGCTGCGCCTTTCCCCCCCGGACCACGAGGTGCTCCTCCAGTCCCCCCGCTTCATCGCCCACCTGGGGGGAGCGGAGGCCAACGCGGCGGTGTCCCTGGCGAACTACGGGGAGGCGGCAGCCTTCGTCACCGCCCTGCCCCCGGGGGAGCTGGGGGACGCGGCGATCCGGGAGCTGCGGAAGTTCGGGGTGGAGACCCGGCACATCCTGCGCCAGGGGGAACGCCTGGGGATCTACTTCACCCAGCGGGGCTCCTGCTCCCGTCCCTCCAAGGTGCTCTACGACCGGGCCGGGTCGGCGGTGGCCTGCGCCGCCGCCCGGGACTATCCCTGGAAGGCCATCCTCCAGGGGGTGGACTGGTTCCACGTGACGGGCATCACCCCCGCCCTCTCCCAGCAGGCCGCCGAGGCCACCCTGGAGGCCCTGGAAGTCTGCGGACGCCGGGGCATCACCGTGTCCTGCGACCTGAACTACCGCAAGAAGCTGTGGAAGTGGGGCAAGGCCGCCACGGAGGTGATGCCCCAGGTGGTGCGGAACGCGGACGTGCTGGTGGCCAACGAGGAGGACTGCCAGATGGCCCTGGGCATCCAGTCCAACGCGGACGTGGCCTCGGGGAAGCTGGACCCCGCCTGCTACCGGGGTCTGGCCGCCCGGGTGCTGGAGGCCTACCCCCGGCTTCGATATCTGGCGGTCTCCCTGAGGGAGAGCCACAGCGCGGACCACAACGGCTGGTCCGGGGTCCTGGCGGGACGGGACGGCTTTTTCGTGAGCCGCAAGTACGCCCTCACCCACATCGTGGACCGCATCGGGGGAGGGGACTCCTTCGGAGCAGGGCTCATCCACGGCCTGCGGACCCTGAACTCCCCCCAGGAGGCCCTGGAGTTCGCCGTAGCTGCCTCGGCTCTGAAGCACACCATCCCCGGGGACTTCAACTACGCCCGGCGGGAGGACGTGCTGGCCCTGATGGCGGGGGACTCCAACGGCCGGGTGCAGCGCTAG